In Microbacterium galbinum, a single window of DNA contains:
- a CDS encoding ABC transporter substrate-binding protein — translation MKRRIAIPAAIGVAALALTGCGGASPNGSTGGGSGTSDKLVVWNWGDADEAAAAYTEDVKAAFAEKHPDVEVEIVNQPFDQYYTLLGSAIEAGTGPDVALFNGGTQLKSRADSLIPVTDELADLEDTLAGWPAFQADGETYSAPMFLQGFPIYYNKALFTEAGLDADNPPQTWDELAAACTSITEKTDASCFALGNKEGLGIEFFLSGFGSGVFTPEEYDAWIDGDRDWTSEHAVQVLQMWADTAADGWYNEGANSTAMFNDSFDLFSGGKSAMVIGLMSGTAHWKQFDEFLGEDLGFMMPVTVNDGTTLALPAEGGIGYGVLNEDKKELGVDWIKATVDHDALAAYSLAGGQITSDTTIELDTDIVSANDIVAESAGSKPLLHTALEAETLDLLHRLGQQLLGGEVTVQDAAAQLAASEG, via the coding sequence ATGAAGCGAAGGATCGCCATCCCCGCCGCCATCGGCGTGGCGGCACTGGCACTCACCGGATGCGGTGGAGCATCGCCGAACGGATCGACCGGCGGAGGCTCGGGCACGAGCGACAAGCTCGTCGTCTGGAACTGGGGCGACGCCGACGAGGCCGCGGCCGCATACACCGAAGACGTCAAGGCGGCGTTCGCCGAGAAGCACCCCGACGTCGAGGTCGAGATCGTCAACCAGCCGTTCGACCAGTACTACACGCTGCTCGGCAGCGCGATCGAGGCCGGCACCGGCCCCGACGTCGCCCTGTTCAACGGCGGCACGCAGCTCAAGAGCCGCGCCGACTCCCTCATCCCCGTCACCGACGAGCTCGCCGACCTCGAGGACACCCTCGCCGGCTGGCCCGCTTTCCAGGCCGACGGCGAGACCTATTCCGCCCCGATGTTCCTCCAGGGCTTCCCGATCTACTACAACAAGGCCCTCTTCACCGAAGCCGGCCTCGACGCCGACAACCCGCCCCAGACCTGGGACGAGCTGGCGGCCGCCTGCACCTCGATCACCGAGAAGACGGATGCCTCGTGCTTCGCGCTCGGCAACAAGGAGGGCCTCGGCATCGAGTTCTTCCTCTCGGGCTTCGGCTCGGGCGTCTTCACCCCCGAGGAGTACGACGCCTGGATCGACGGCGACCGCGACTGGACGAGCGAGCATGCGGTGCAGGTCTTGCAGATGTGGGCCGACACCGCTGCCGACGGCTGGTACAACGAGGGCGCGAACTCCACCGCGATGTTCAACGACTCGTTCGACCTGTTCTCGGGCGGCAAGTCGGCCATGGTCATCGGACTCATGAGCGGCACGGCGCACTGGAAGCAGTTCGACGAGTTCCTCGGCGAGGATCTCGGGTTCATGATGCCGGTCACCGTCAACGACGGCACCACCCTGGCCCTCCCGGCCGAGGGCGGCATCGGATACGGCGTGCTCAACGAGGACAAGAAGGAGCTCGGCGTCGACTGGATCAAGGCCACGGTCGACCACGACGCCCTCGCCGCCTACTCGCTCGCGGGCGGTCAGATCACGTCCGACACGACCATCGAGCTCGACACCGACATCGTGTCGGCGAACGACATCGTCGCGGAGTCGGCGGGCAGCAAGCCGCTGCTCCACACCGCCCTCGAGGCCGAGACGCTCGACCTGCTGCACCGCCTCGGCCAGCAGCTGCTCGGCGGCGAGGTCACCGTGCAGGACGCCGCAGCCCAGCTGGCAGCGTCGGAGGGCTGA
- a CDS encoding carbohydrate ABC transporter permease, which translates to MAIDTTSTRTLVLANKGPGRGRRERGARRDLGQPLRKKPWTSERLAPYLMVLPVILILAVFRLYPLLLGVNFSFTGDKELNGQFVGLDNYLTLLGDARFQASARNVLVVLLFVPIQVFVAGILATFVFLKIPGHRFYRSVYFLPVVLSPIIIGAIFNILLAANGPINGALNTINIPGVDWLGLPTTALPSVLVVHIWATFGMAFTIFLAGFATLDAELLDAAKIDGANLWQQIVHVIIPSLSQTIQFVFVTTTIGMLTGLFGLLYTMTAGGPGAASYLPEFLIWKLNGEARPALASAASVFLLLIVLVIGLIQIRVLRRATKEA; encoded by the coding sequence TTGGCGATCGACACCACCTCGACCCGGACCCTCGTTCTCGCGAACAAGGGTCCGGGCCGCGGCCGCCGGGAACGCGGCGCACGCCGCGATCTCGGCCAGCCGCTGCGCAAGAAGCCGTGGACGTCCGAACGGCTCGCGCCCTACCTCATGGTGCTGCCGGTCATCCTCATCCTCGCGGTCTTCCGCCTCTACCCCCTCCTGCTCGGCGTGAACTTCTCGTTCACGGGAGACAAGGAGCTCAACGGGCAGTTCGTCGGCCTCGACAACTACCTCACCCTCCTCGGCGACGCCCGGTTCCAGGCATCCGCCCGCAACGTGCTGGTCGTGCTGCTGTTCGTGCCGATCCAGGTCTTCGTCGCCGGCATCCTCGCTACCTTCGTCTTCCTGAAGATCCCGGGCCACCGCTTCTACCGCAGCGTGTACTTCCTGCCGGTGGTGCTCTCGCCGATCATCATCGGCGCGATCTTCAACATCCTGCTCGCCGCGAACGGTCCGATCAACGGCGCCCTGAACACCATCAACATCCCGGGCGTCGACTGGCTCGGCCTCCCCACCACGGCGTTGCCCTCGGTGCTCGTCGTGCACATCTGGGCGACGTTCGGCATGGCGTTCACGATCTTCCTCGCCGGTTTCGCGACCCTCGACGCCGAGCTGCTCGACGCCGCGAAGATCGACGGCGCCAACCTCTGGCAGCAGATCGTGCACGTCATCATCCCGAGTCTCAGCCAGACCATCCAGTTCGTGTTCGTCACGACCACGATCGGCATGCTCACCGGCCTCTTCGGCCTGCTGTACACGATGACCGCCGGCGGTCCGGGGGCGGCGAGCTACCTGCCCGAGTTCCTCATCTGGAAGCTCAACGGCGAGGCCCGCCCGGCGCTCGCGTCCGCGGCATCCGTCTTCCTGCTGCTGATCGTGCTCGTCATCGGCCTGATCCAGATCCGCGTGCTGCGTCGCGCCACGAAGGAGGCATGA
- a CDS encoding carbohydrate ABC transporter permease codes for MRRERLGKWIIAVPMMLLAIATIAPMLYGLNISLKTRKDYVLDRLGVTQTFNVQNFFDAWNNADMGRYFANTIIVTVFSVAILLVLASMCGYALSHLTFRGSKVAFLIILAMMMIPFQVIMVPTIKVLSDMGLINTFPGLIAAYVAQFLPFTVFFMTSYYSGIPKELTEAARVDGNGLFGVWARIMIPVGKPALISMGILNALFVWNDILIALLIMQSPQNRTVMVGVSALRGQYPDNVPTYIAGVLLAVLPIIIVYLVFQRQISAGVTAGATKG; via the coding sequence ATGCGCCGCGAACGCCTGGGCAAGTGGATCATCGCCGTACCGATGATGCTGCTCGCGATCGCCACGATCGCACCGATGCTCTACGGCCTGAACATCTCGCTCAAGACGCGCAAGGACTACGTCCTCGATCGTCTCGGGGTCACGCAGACCTTCAACGTGCAGAACTTCTTCGACGCGTGGAACAACGCCGACATGGGCCGCTACTTCGCGAACACGATCATCGTCACCGTGTTCTCGGTCGCGATCCTGCTCGTGCTCGCGTCGATGTGCGGCTATGCGCTCAGCCACCTCACCTTCCGCGGCAGCAAGGTCGCGTTCCTCATCATCCTCGCGATGATGATGATCCCGTTCCAGGTGATCATGGTGCCGACGATCAAGGTGCTCAGCGACATGGGACTGATCAACACCTTCCCCGGTCTGATCGCCGCGTACGTGGCGCAGTTCCTGCCGTTCACCGTGTTCTTCATGACCTCCTACTACTCGGGCATCCCGAAGGAGCTCACCGAGGCGGCGCGCGTCGACGGCAACGGCCTGTTCGGCGTGTGGGCGCGCATCATGATCCCGGTCGGCAAGCCGGCGCTGATCTCGATGGGCATCCTGAACGCGCTGTTCGTCTGGAACGACATCCTCATCGCACTGCTGATCATGCAGTCGCCGCAGAACCGCACCGTCATGGTCGGCGTGAGCGCGCTGCGCGGCCAGTACCCCGACAACGTGCCGACGTACATCGCCGGCGTGCTGCTGGCGGTGCTGCCGATCATCATCGTGTACCTGGTCTTCCAGCGGCAGATCTCGGCCGGCGTCACGGCCGGAGCCACGAAGGGCTGA
- a CDS encoding right-handed parallel beta-helix repeat-containing protein, protein MSTDRIEVYVDPEGSPYADGSHGYPANDLAHGLALVRARREPGQRAVIWMAGGEYRHHEPVSFTASDSFTAVVATDAANPPVLRGSVRLTGWRPVTVNGVAAYAAPSPRAAARRLYVDGVAAERPRHPREGFLRVEQQEGLDPAGSFVGTLFDGAASFRFAEGDIPELAQERAVEVVVPHYWVQERMPITAIDRDTRTLTSSLRSIFALRDDAAKLFARYWLDNVAERFGEVAGEWYLDATGELVGASGPHVLYLPEPGVDIDALDVRMPVTDAFVTLDGTADAPVREVRFEGVHFAEADFEVVPPAVPPFGVREDPQLPSAGRYAADVQAASTVPAAVRFDFARSCALIGGGIARVGGYGVSLGPGTRGALISGVSFSDLGAGAVRSGGGIDALAAEYNRANEVSDCTIARGGQVYPNAVAVLFQHGSHNVIAHNEISDLLYSGISVGWMWDYLHSPSEGNLIEGNHIHHLGQGLLNDMGGVYLLGIAPGTVVRGNHIHDIECANYGGWGIYLDEGSSHVVIEQNVVHDVSSQAYHQHYGREVIIRDNVWAFGRNGQVSITRPEEHVSFTFHRNIVVGEGMPAFIGYPDHRDLRRFGIDSDLNLFWDATPLDGAVRAANADRSTGPDGRVGFEIVERLDDEWAALGHDRHSITADPLFMDAAARDLRVREGSPAEGLGIRVPDVRGAGPRPVSERRHPLGAPTGIDPFLPTRG, encoded by the coding sequence ATGAGCACCGACCGGATCGAGGTGTACGTCGACCCGGAGGGGTCGCCTTACGCCGACGGCTCGCACGGCTACCCCGCGAACGACCTGGCGCACGGCCTCGCCCTCGTGCGGGCACGGCGCGAGCCTGGTCAACGGGCCGTGATCTGGATGGCCGGAGGCGAGTACCGGCATCACGAGCCCGTCTCGTTCACGGCATCCGACTCCTTCACCGCGGTGGTGGCGACGGATGCCGCGAACCCGCCGGTGCTGCGCGGATCCGTGCGACTGACGGGCTGGCGTCCGGTGACGGTGAACGGGGTCGCGGCCTACGCCGCGCCTTCGCCGCGGGCGGCGGCCCGGCGGCTCTACGTCGACGGCGTCGCGGCGGAGCGCCCCCGGCATCCGCGCGAGGGATTCCTGCGGGTCGAGCAGCAGGAGGGCCTCGACCCGGCGGGCAGCTTCGTCGGCACGCTGTTCGACGGGGCGGCGTCGTTCCGCTTCGCCGAGGGCGACATCCCCGAGCTCGCGCAGGAGCGCGCGGTCGAGGTCGTCGTGCCGCACTACTGGGTGCAGGAGCGGATGCCGATCACCGCGATTGACCGCGACACCCGCACCCTCACGAGCTCGCTGCGCAGCATCTTCGCGCTGCGCGACGATGCCGCGAAGCTCTTCGCGCGCTACTGGCTCGACAACGTCGCCGAGCGCTTCGGCGAGGTCGCCGGCGAGTGGTACCTCGACGCGACCGGCGAGCTGGTCGGCGCGTCGGGTCCGCACGTGCTCTACCTGCCGGAGCCCGGCGTCGACATCGACGCGCTCGACGTGCGGATGCCCGTGACCGACGCCTTCGTGACGCTCGACGGCACCGCCGACGCGCCCGTACGCGAGGTGCGGTTCGAAGGTGTGCACTTCGCGGAGGCGGACTTCGAGGTCGTGCCGCCCGCGGTGCCGCCGTTCGGGGTACGCGAGGACCCGCAGTTGCCGTCGGCTGGCCGGTACGCGGCCGACGTGCAGGCGGCGAGCACCGTCCCCGCCGCCGTACGATTCGACTTCGCCCGCTCGTGCGCGCTCATCGGCGGCGGCATCGCACGCGTCGGCGGCTACGGCGTGAGCCTCGGCCCCGGCACGCGCGGGGCGCTCATCAGCGGTGTCTCGTTCAGCGATCTGGGGGCCGGGGCCGTGCGCTCGGGCGGAGGGATCGATGCCCTGGCGGCGGAGTACAACCGCGCGAACGAGGTCTCCGACTGCACGATCGCGCGCGGCGGTCAGGTCTATCCCAACGCCGTCGCCGTGCTCTTCCAGCACGGATCGCACAACGTGATCGCGCACAACGAGATCAGCGATCTCCTCTACTCCGGCATCTCGGTCGGCTGGATGTGGGACTATCTGCACAGCCCGTCCGAGGGCAACCTCATCGAGGGCAACCACATCCACCACCTCGGCCAGGGGCTGCTCAACGACATGGGCGGCGTCTACCTGCTCGGCATCGCGCCGGGCACGGTCGTGCGCGGCAACCACATCCACGACATCGAGTGCGCGAACTACGGCGGCTGGGGGATCTACCTCGATGAGGGCTCGTCGCACGTGGTGATCGAGCAGAACGTGGTGCACGACGTGTCGAGCCAGGCCTACCACCAGCACTACGGGCGCGAAGTGATCATCCGCGACAACGTGTGGGCGTTCGGTCGCAACGGGCAGGTGTCGATCACCCGCCCCGAAGAGCACGTGTCGTTCACGTTCCACCGCAACATCGTGGTGGGCGAGGGCATGCCCGCGTTCATCGGCTACCCCGACCACCGCGACCTGCGGCGCTTCGGGATCGACAGCGACCTGAATCTGTTCTGGGATGCGACGCCGCTCGACGGAGCGGTGCGGGCGGCGAACGCCGATCGCTCGACGGGACCGGATGGGCGGGTCGGTTTCGAGATCGTCGAGCGCCTCGACGACGAGTGGGCGGCACTCGGTCACGACCGGCACTCGATCACCGCCGATCCGCTGTTCATGGATGCCGCAGCGCGCGATCTGCGCGTGCGGGAGGGGTCGCCGGCGGAGGGTCTCGGCATCCGGGTGCCGGATGTGCGCGGCGCCGGGCCGCGACCGGTGTCGGAGCGACGGCATCCGCTGGGTGCGCCGACCGGCATCGACCCGTTCCTGCCGACCCGGGGGTAG
- a CDS encoding intein-containing Rv2578c family radical SAM protein — protein MRWQGQKLGETDAAALPGLEDRSSVLRSVTTPEFAGVTFHEVLSKSALNHVPGASRMPFAWTINPYRGCSHACVYCVSPDTLILCADGRQRPLRDLEIGDQIIGTEREGAYRRYVPTEIRAKWSTRKAAYRVTLADGTEIIASGDHRFLTERGWKHVTDAESGQRPHLTTNNRLLGFGIGPAGADIDQTSTDYRRGYLAGMIRGDGMIFHGTYPSPERVRKVHMFRLALVDPEALDRTREFLEAEDVPTRTRPFAAQTETRSAANAIHTAARAGVERIEQLILSPEEPNESWFAGFLGGIFDAKGSCSRGVLRISNGDPELIRLIEQGMRAFDVPHIVEGARANGVRDVRVTGGLPSRQRFFAIASPAITRKLDIIGTAVKTASDLRVVSIEPLGEVQDLLDITTGTGDFVANGVISHNCFARGTHEYLDLDGGSDFDSQIVVKVNVVEVLERELRKGSWQHETVALGTNTDPYQRAEGRYKLMPGIIEALAASGTPISILTKGTLIRRDIPLLVKAAQRVPIDVQMSIAMYDDELQKAIEPGTPSTQARLDTVKALSDAGFPVTVFLMPILPHMTDSVDAIAHALERIKKAGARTVIYGALHLRPGVKPWFFQWLGEHRPDLVSSYRGLYPGASAEAPKPYRQWLAKRVKPLIRLHGLDARHEDDYPRRGFRPGQGHVESIWRQDGAPTTGRAPGSPSPAVTFRTTGSATSAAAQPMLF, from the coding sequence ATGCGTTGGCAGGGACAGAAGCTCGGAGAGACGGATGCCGCGGCACTCCCCGGTCTCGAAGACCGGTCGAGCGTGCTGCGGTCGGTGACGACCCCCGAGTTCGCCGGGGTGACCTTCCACGAGGTGCTCTCGAAGTCGGCGCTCAACCACGTTCCCGGCGCATCGCGCATGCCGTTCGCCTGGACGATCAACCCCTATCGGGGATGCAGTCATGCGTGCGTCTACTGCGTCTCGCCGGACACGTTGATCCTCTGCGCCGACGGGCGCCAGCGCCCCCTACGCGACCTGGAGATCGGTGACCAGATCATCGGCACCGAGCGCGAGGGCGCGTACCGCCGCTATGTGCCTACCGAAATCCGCGCCAAGTGGTCGACCCGCAAGGCGGCGTATCGGGTGACGCTGGCCGACGGCACCGAGATCATCGCGAGCGGGGATCACCGATTCCTGACCGAGCGCGGATGGAAGCACGTCACCGACGCAGAGTCCGGGCAGAGACCACACCTCACCACGAACAACCGGTTGTTGGGGTTTGGCATCGGGCCGGCGGGGGCAGACATCGATCAGACGAGCACCGATTATCGACGCGGTTACCTGGCCGGGATGATTCGTGGAGACGGAATGATCTTCCACGGCACCTATCCCAGCCCGGAGCGGGTGCGGAAGGTACACATGTTCCGCCTGGCGCTGGTCGATCCGGAGGCTCTCGACCGGACTCGGGAGTTCCTCGAAGCTGAGGATGTGCCGACGAGGACCAGACCATTCGCCGCTCAGACCGAGACTCGGAGCGCGGCGAACGCGATTCACACGGCGGCTCGGGCGGGAGTCGAGCGGATCGAGCAACTCATCCTCTCGCCCGAGGAACCGAACGAGAGCTGGTTCGCTGGATTCCTCGGCGGCATCTTTGATGCGAAAGGGAGTTGTTCGCGCGGAGTGCTCCGCATCTCGAATGGGGATCCCGAACTCATCCGCCTGATCGAGCAGGGCATGCGCGCCTTCGACGTTCCCCACATCGTCGAAGGCGCGCGCGCTAACGGAGTCCGCGACGTGCGCGTGACGGGCGGGCTACCCAGCCGCCAGAGGTTCTTCGCGATCGCCTCACCTGCCATCACGCGAAAACTCGACATCATCGGAACCGCTGTGAAAACGGCATCCGATCTCCGGGTCGTGTCGATCGAACCCCTCGGTGAAGTGCAGGACCTCCTCGACATCACGACCGGGACCGGCGATTTCGTCGCCAACGGAGTCATCAGCCACAATTGCTTCGCCCGCGGGACGCACGAGTACCTCGACCTCGACGGCGGGTCGGACTTCGACTCTCAGATCGTGGTCAAGGTGAACGTCGTCGAGGTGCTCGAGCGCGAACTGCGCAAGGGCAGCTGGCAGCACGAGACCGTGGCTCTCGGCACGAACACCGATCCCTACCAGCGGGCCGAGGGGCGCTACAAGCTCATGCCCGGGATCATCGAGGCGCTCGCGGCATCCGGCACCCCGATCTCGATCCTCACGAAGGGCACGCTGATCCGTCGCGACATCCCTCTGCTCGTGAAGGCTGCGCAGCGCGTGCCGATCGACGTGCAGATGTCGATCGCGATGTACGACGACGAGCTGCAGAAGGCGATCGAACCGGGAACCCCGAGCACGCAGGCGAGGCTCGACACGGTGAAGGCGCTGTCGGATGCCGGTTTCCCCGTCACCGTCTTCCTGATGCCGATCCTGCCGCACATGACCGACTCGGTCGACGCGATCGCGCATGCGCTCGAGCGCATCAAAAAGGCGGGCGCGCGCACGGTGATCTACGGAGCGTTGCACCTGCGGCCGGGTGTGAAGCCGTGGTTCTTCCAGTGGCTCGGAGAGCACCGGCCCGACCTCGTCTCGTCGTACCGCGGCCTCTACCCGGGAGCGTCCGCCGAGGCGCCGAAGCCCTATCGGCAGTGGCTCGCGAAACGGGTCAAACCGCTGATCCGGCTGCACGGCCTCGACGCGCGCCACGAAGACGACTACCCCCGGCGCGGATTCCGTCCGGGACAGGGCCACGTCGAGTCGATCTGGCGTCAGGACGGAGCGCCGACGACGGGGCGGGCACCGGGCAGTCCGAGCCCGGCCGTCACCTTCCGGACCACCGGTTCGGCGACCTCGGCCGCCGCGCAGCCCATGCTCTTCTGA
- a CDS encoding YaeQ family protein, with the protein MATGSTIHTFDVQLADTDRGVYEDYSLRVARHPSETDAYMITRILAYGLELAEGIGFSEGISKTDEPAVLVRDLTGAITAWIEVGAPDAERLHYGSRLAERTVVYTHRDPEKVMLPWAGKRIHRSDDLRVFSFDPGFIDQVTPHIERRNTLTLTVTEQVLYLDLNGANLTTAIHEHELG; encoded by the coding sequence ATGGCTACCGGCTCCACCATCCACACGTTCGACGTGCAACTCGCAGACACCGACCGCGGGGTCTACGAGGACTATTCGCTGCGCGTGGCGAGGCATCCGTCCGAGACCGACGCCTACATGATCACCCGCATCCTCGCCTACGGCCTCGAGCTCGCCGAGGGCATCGGATTCAGCGAGGGCATCTCGAAGACCGATGAGCCGGCCGTTCTCGTCCGCGACCTCACCGGCGCGATCACCGCCTGGATCGAAGTCGGCGCCCCCGATGCCGAGCGCCTGCACTACGGCAGCCGCCTCGCCGAGCGCACCGTGGTCTACACGCACCGCGACCCCGAGAAGGTCATGCTCCCGTGGGCCGGCAAGCGCATCCACCGCTCCGACGACCTGCGCGTGTTCAGCTTCGACCCCGGCTTCATCGACCAGGTCACGCCGCACATCGAGCGCCGCAACACGCTCACCCTCACGGTCACCGAACAGGTGCTCTACCTCGACCTCAACGGCGCCAACCTCACCACCGCGATCCACGAGCACGAGCTCGGGTAG
- a CDS encoding DEAD/DEAH box helicase: MPKNKKPQGGRAARNFEPRYGANKTSFHDRHHGASSRDGGRDERGGRSDAGDRRSAPAAGGYDRRPGSRSAGHRGYRPAEAESGAPKQRWGAQERAGRDEARSIRNRAESGRREAPHRRDERPRFEGGSERPRYNDRPSAGRRFDDRPRRDDRGGAERPRFNDRGADRPRFDRDERPRRDDRGGAERPRFNDRGADRPRFDRDERPRRDDRGGAERPRFNDRGAERPRFDRDERPRRDDRGGAERPRYNDRGAERPRFNDRAASDRPERSYDADRARRAFDRDRTQRSYDAPGERSRPSTGGAYRTDRPRRDERPSRDARPGRNDWNAKPKAAFEPTDDVVHERLEAKSVAAVEVDGVSFGDLGLGSNIVETLAGMGAATPFPIQAASIPAVLGGRDVLARGRTGSGKTIAFGAPLVERVLQSQAGKRREFGRSPRAIILAPTRELALQIDRTIQPIARSVGLFTTQIYGGVPQGRQVGALKKGVDIVIGTPGRVEDLISQGKLDLSDCRIAVLDEADHMCELGFVEPVQRILRHTADGSQKLLFSATLDREVAALVDEFLVDPAVYEVAGEDQESSTIEHRVLVIEHRDKAEILTSLVDREGKTLVFARTRAYADMLAEQFDDAGIPAVSLHGDLNQAKRTRNLERLTSGRVNVLVATDVAARGIHVDDIDLVVQADAPDEYKTYLHRSGRTGRAGRSGRVVTLITRQRQRRMTELLDRAEIDAPFENARIDDDIIDEITGRTPTAEALTR, encoded by the coding sequence ATGCCGAAGAACAAGAAGCCCCAGGGCGGCCGCGCCGCTCGCAACTTCGAGCCGCGCTACGGCGCGAACAAGACCTCCTTCCACGACCGTCACCACGGCGCATCGTCGCGTGACGGCGGCCGCGACGAGCGCGGCGGACGATCGGATGCCGGCGACCGCCGCTCCGCTCCCGCCGCCGGTGGGTACGACCGTCGTCCCGGAAGCCGTAGCGCCGGCCACCGCGGATACCGTCCGGCCGAGGCCGAGTCGGGCGCCCCGAAGCAGCGCTGGGGTGCGCAGGAGCGCGCCGGTCGCGACGAGGCCCGCAGCATCCGCAACCGCGCCGAGTCGGGCCGCCGTGAGGCGCCGCACCGTCGCGACGAGCGTCCCCGTTTCGAGGGCGGCTCCGAGCGTCCCCGCTACAACGACCGCCCCTCGGCCGGCCGCCGCTTCGACGACCGTCCGCGTCGTGACGACCGTGGGGGTGCCGAGCGTCCGCGGTTCAACGATCGGGGTGCCGACCGTCCTCGTTTCGACCGTGACGAGCGTCCGCGTCGTGACGACCGTGGGGGTGCCGAGCGTCCCCGGTTCAACGACCGCGGTGCCGACCGTCCTCGCTTCGACCGTGACGAGCGTCCGCGTCGTGACGACCGTGGTGGCGCCGAGCGCCCCCGGTTCAACGACCGTGGCGCCGAGCGTCCCCGTTTCGATCGTGACGAGCGTCCGCGTCGTGACGACCGTGGTGGCGCCGAGCGCCCTCGGTACAACGACCGTGGCGCCGAGCGCCCTCGTTTCAACGACCGTGCGGCATCCGATCGCCCCGAGCGTTCGTACGATGCCGACCGCGCCCGCCGCGCCTTCGACCGCGACCGCACGCAGCGCTCCTACGACGCACCGGGCGAGCGCAGCCGTCCCTCGACCGGTGGCGCGTACCGCACCGACCGCCCGCGCCGCGACGAGCGTCCGAGCCGTGACGCGCGCCCCGGCCGCAACGACTGGAACGCCAAGCCGAAGGCGGCCTTCGAGCCGACCGACGACGTCGTGCACGAGCGCCTCGAGGCGAAGTCCGTCGCAGCCGTCGAGGTCGACGGGGTGAGCTTCGGCGACCTGGGCCTCGGCTCGAACATCGTCGAGACCCTCGCCGGCATGGGCGCGGCGACGCCGTTCCCGATCCAGGCGGCCAGCATCCCGGCCGTGCTCGGCGGGCGCGACGTGCTCGCCCGTGGACGCACCGGCTCCGGCAAGACGATCGCCTTCGGCGCCCCGCTCGTCGAGCGCGTGCTGCAGTCGCAGGCCGGCAAGCGTCGTGAGTTCGGTCGTTCGCCGCGCGCGATCATCCTCGCTCCGACTCGTGAGCTCGCCCTGCAGATCGACCGCACGATCCAGCCGATCGCCCGCAGCGTGGGTCTCTTCACCACCCAGATCTACGGCGGCGTGCCGCAGGGTCGCCAGGTGGGCGCGCTCAAGAAGGGCGTCGACATCGTGATCGGCACCCCCGGTCGCGTCGAGGACCTCATCAGCCAGGGCAAGCTCGACCTCTCGGACTGCCGCATCGCGGTGCTCGACGAGGCCGACCACATGTGCGAGCTCGGATTCGTCGAGCCCGTGCAGCGCATCCTGCGTCACACCGCCGACGGCAGCCAGAAGCTGCTGTTCTCGGCGACGCTCGACCGCGAGGTCGCGGCTCTCGTCGACGAGTTCCTCGTCGACCCGGCCGTCTACGAGGTCGCCGGTGAAGACCAGGAGTCCAGCACGATCGAGCACCGCGTGCTCGTGATCGAGCACCGCGATAAGGCCGAGATCCTCACCTCACTCGTCGACCGCGAGGGCAAGACGCTGGTCTTCGCCCGCACCCGCGCTTACGCCGACATGCTCGCCGAGCAGTTCGACGACGCCGGCATCCCCGCGGTCTCGCTGCACGGAGACCTGAACCAGGCCAAGCGCACGCGTAACCTCGAGCGTCTGACCTCGGGCCGCGTGAACGTGCTCGTCGCCACCGATGTCGCCGCCCGCGGCATCCACGTCGACGACATCGATCTCGTCGTGCAGGCCGACGCTCCCGACGAGTACAAGACGTACCTGCACCGTTCGGGCCGTACCGGCCGCGCCGGTCGCTCGGGCCGCGTCGTCACGCTCATCACGCGTCAGCGTCAGCGTCGTATGACCGAGCTGCTCGACCGGGCCGAGATCGACGCGCCGTTCGAGAACGCGCGCATCGACGACGACATCATCGACGAGATCACCGGTCGCACCCCCACCGCCGAGGCGCTCACCCGCTGA